The Streptomyces laurentii genome contains a region encoding:
- a CDS encoding methyltransferase (Methyltransferase domain; pfam13847;~S-adenosylmethionine binding site [chemical binding];~S-adenosylmethionine-dependent methyltransferases (SAM or AdoMet-MTase), class I; AdoMet-MTases are enzymes that use S-adenosyl-L-methionine (SAM or AdoMet) as a substrate for methyltransfer, creating the product S-adenosyl-L-homocysteine (AdoHcy); cd02440;~identified by MetaGeneAnnotator; putative;~methyltransferase [Amycolatopsis orientalis HCCB10007]), with amino-acid sequence MSIATEFLRRPRTTGAIAASSRRLAYAMTEGIGLERARMVVELGPGTGVFTDAVLDRLGPGARLVAVELNPVLAARLSGTRRDPRLTVVQGSAADLAALMAGLAAEATADVAGLGPVDAVVSGLPWTVMPRELRGRALDAVTDVLAPGGRFTTFAYLHAAWTPPARHFTAELARRFERVERSPVVWPNLPPAFVHRAVRKSAG; translated from the coding sequence ATGTCGATCGCCACGGAGTTCCTCAGGAGGCCCCGCACGACCGGGGCCATAGCGGCCAGTTCACGGCGCCTCGCGTACGCGATGACGGAGGGCATCGGGCTGGAGCGGGCCCGTATGGTCGTCGAACTCGGGCCGGGGACCGGGGTGTTCACGGACGCCGTCCTGGACCGGCTCGGGCCCGGCGCCCGGCTCGTCGCGGTCGAGCTCAACCCGGTGCTCGCGGCCCGGCTCTCGGGCACCCGGCGCGACCCGCGGCTGACCGTCGTCCAGGGTTCGGCCGCCGATCTCGCCGCCCTGATGGCGGGCCTGGCGGCGGAAGCGACAGCGGACGTGGCGGGCCTCGGGCCGGTCGACGCGGTGGTCTCCGGGCTGCCGTGGACGGTCATGCCGCGGGAGCTGCGCGGGCGCGCCCTGGACGCCGTGACCGACGTCCTCGCGCCCGGCGGCCGGTTCACCACCTTCGCGTATCTGCACGCCGCCTGGACGCCCCCGGCCCGGCACTTCACCGCCGAACTGGCCCGCCGGTTCGAGCGCGTGGAGCGCTCGCCGGTGGTCTGGCCGAATCTCCCGCCCGCCTTCGTACACCGCGCCGTGCGCAAGTCAGCGGGGTGA
- a CDS encoding two-component system histidine kinase (identified by MetaGeneAnnotator; putative;~sequence version:1), whose translation METLPRLRRGHPWLTDVLVVVLVAVPPAIRPQPGWRPVWAQICVYAALVLPLWWRRRRPVLVAALVTAAFWAQYLGHIWGQEPGRGAVALAAVLATLTVRGLRRAAAATVGAAAVCVLLWIPAWQRDYAGSGARGAWLTPLAVGLLLAGAWVSGEYVRARRAYIAEFERRVALAESERLALARVAVAEERARIAREIHDVLAHSVSVMVLNAEGGRMMRQADPAVVDRVLGVISATGREALGELRRLLEVLRTPVADDGPGPASLADGLRRLIGRLDPDGTRARLDLRGEPDGLPADLAAQTYRIVQEALTNIVKHAPPDAAIRVRVDTGARGPGRLVRVRVENAAGTGGAAALEPPLSSSGRGLAGMRERAALHGGSVDAGPTPDGGYRVTATLRPTGPGPDSAREPDAGTGPDPDAPAVTP comes from the coding sequence ATGGAGACACTCCCTCGCTTACGGCGCGGCCACCCGTGGCTGACCGACGTCCTGGTGGTCGTGCTGGTGGCCGTGCCCCCGGCGATCCGCCCGCAGCCGGGCTGGCGGCCCGTCTGGGCGCAGATCTGCGTGTACGCGGCCCTCGTGCTGCCCCTGTGGTGGCGCCGCCGCCGGCCGGTGCTCGTCGCGGCCCTGGTGACGGCGGCGTTCTGGGCGCAGTACCTCGGGCACATCTGGGGCCAGGAGCCGGGCCGCGGCGCCGTCGCCCTGGCCGCCGTCCTCGCCACCCTCACGGTGCGCGGACTGCGCCGGGCCGCCGCGGCCACGGTCGGCGCCGCCGCCGTCTGCGTCCTGCTGTGGATCCCGGCGTGGCAGCGGGACTACGCGGGATCGGGCGCCCGCGGGGCCTGGCTCACCCCGCTCGCGGTGGGGCTGCTGCTCGCCGGGGCCTGGGTGTCCGGCGAGTACGTCCGCGCCCGGCGCGCGTACATCGCCGAGTTCGAACGGCGGGTCGCCCTGGCCGAGTCGGAGCGTCTGGCCCTCGCCCGGGTCGCCGTCGCCGAGGAACGGGCACGCATCGCCCGCGAGATCCACGACGTCCTCGCGCACAGCGTGAGCGTCATGGTGCTGAACGCCGAGGGCGGCCGGATGATGCGGCAGGCCGACCCCGCCGTCGTCGACCGCGTCCTCGGCGTCATCAGCGCGACCGGCCGCGAGGCCCTGGGCGAGCTGCGCCGGCTCCTCGAAGTGCTGCGGACGCCCGTCGCGGACGACGGACCCGGCCCCGCGTCCCTCGCGGACGGACTACGCCGGCTGATCGGACGGCTCGACCCGGACGGCACGCGGGCCCGCCTCGACCTGCGCGGGGAGCCGGACGGGCTGCCGGCGGACCTCGCCGCCCAGACGTACCGCATCGTGCAGGAGGCGCTCACCAACATCGTCAAGCACGCGCCGCCGGACGCCGCGATCCGGGTCCGGGTCGACACCGGGGCGCGGGGGCCCGGGCGGCTGGTCCGCGTCCGGGTGGAGAACGCGGCCGGGACCGGCGGGGCAGCCGCCCTGGAACCCCCGCTGTCCTCCTCCGGGCGCGGACTCGCCGGCATGCGCGAACGCGCCGCCCTGCACGGCGGGAGCGTCGACGCCGGACCCACGCCCGACGGCGGCTACCGCGTCACCGCCACCCTGCGCCCCACCGGCCCCGGCCCGGACTCCGCGCGTGAACCCGATGCCGGGACCGGCCCCGATCCCGATGCTCCGGCGGTGACCCCATGA
- a CDS encoding two-component system response regulator (C-terminal DNA-binding domain of LuxR-like proteins. This domain contains a helix-turn-helix motif and binds DNA. Proteins belonging to this group are response regulators; some act as transcriptional activators, others as transcriptional repressors. Many...; cd06170;~DNA binding residues [nucleotide binding];~Response regulator containing a CheY-like receiver domain and an HTH DNA-binding domain [Signal transduction mechanisms / Transcription]; COG2197;~Signal receiver domain; originally thought to be unique to bacteria (CheY, OmpR, NtrC, and PhoB), now recently identified in eukaroytes ETR1 Arabidopsis thaliana; this domain receives the signal from the sensor partner in a two-component systems; cd00156;~dimerization interface [polypeptide binding];~identified by MetaGeneAnnotator; putative;~intermolecular recognition site;~phosphorylation site [posttranslational modification];~two-component system response regulator [Amycolatopsis mediterranei U32]): MTSPPPPPSPFSPPPSHPARVLICDDQELIRMGLRMVVDSQPDLTVVGEAADGDAAVAAVAALRPDLVLMDVRMPGRDGIAATEQLCARPDPPRILVVTTFDLDAYAYGALRAGANGFLVKDAPAEEILVTVRAVLRGEVMVGPALTRRLVERFVRHSAGAAATPARRDRLAALTERERDVLALVARGLSNGEIAGRLFVGETTVKTHLGRVLTKLGLRDRVHAVIFAYESGLVRVGD, encoded by the coding sequence ATGACCAGTCCGCCTCCGCCCCCGTCCCCGTTCTCGCCGCCGCCCTCGCACCCCGCCCGGGTGCTGATCTGCGACGACCAGGAACTGATCCGGATGGGGCTGCGCATGGTCGTCGACAGCCAGCCCGACCTCACGGTGGTGGGCGAGGCCGCCGACGGCGACGCGGCCGTCGCGGCGGTGGCCGCCTTGCGGCCGGACCTCGTCCTGATGGACGTCCGGATGCCCGGCAGGGACGGGATCGCCGCGACCGAGCAGCTGTGCGCGCGGCCCGACCCGCCCCGGATCCTCGTTGTCACGACCTTCGACCTCGACGCGTACGCGTACGGGGCGCTGCGGGCCGGCGCGAACGGCTTCCTCGTCAAGGACGCCCCCGCCGAGGAGATCCTGGTGACCGTCCGCGCGGTCCTGCGCGGCGAGGTCATGGTGGGGCCCGCGCTGACCCGGCGGCTGGTCGAGCGCTTCGTCCGGCACTCCGCCGGGGCCGCGGCCACGCCCGCCCGGCGCGACCGGCTCGCGGCGCTCACCGAACGGGAACGGGACGTCCTCGCCCTGGTCGCGCGGGGGCTGTCCAACGGCGAGATCGCCGGCCGGCTCTTCGTCGGGGAGACGACGGTCAAGACCCACCTCGGCCGCGTCCTGACGAAACTCGGGCTCCGGGACCGCGTCCACGCGGTGATCTTCGCGTACGAGAGCGGGCTGGTACGGGTCGGGGACTGA
- a CDS encoding integral membrane protein (identified by MetaGeneAnnotator; putative;~sequence version:1), with product MSVLSEDREKHEDPEAHGDHDDRTADPAAAGEGRRVPGSGPRVWARDLALGTRFAVTGGRRGWLRTVLTAVGVGLGVALLLIAASLPSMLFQREVRESERQPDASYEVAKPGPDTFLYLRTDTLYRGDTVTGLLLRPEGPKAAVPPGSDRVPANGTMLVSPALGELLASPEGALLKKRLPYKVAGTIGQAGLIGPAELRYVAGADFLTTDNYDGRGRTYGWSVPGEPMNAVLLLLVVMACVVLLLPVLVFVATAVRFGGEQRDRRLAALRLVGADTAMTRRIAAGESLAGALLGLAAGVGFFAVGRQFAGTFEIWDVNAFPSDVLPVPWLAVLIVAAIPVAAVVVSLFALRGVAIEPLGVVRTATPRPRRLLWRLLLLLAGAGVLVASLRGVDAGEDTLHTAGVTTGATLVLIGLTTLLPWLVEALVKRLHGGPVAWQLATRRLQLSSGTAARTVSGIVAAAAGAIALQMLFQAIQNDFMRPTNMDTARAQLQTTVSATNGDEARRAITALTGTRGVGGVIGTIESSLWRPGRPDKGMDFGPITSVSVGDCASLRELAKLPSCTDGDVFIALAHGKEGPEDDWVTKTAKPGATVALRDPMTHKDGALPTWRVPDSARTVDSRRDPMGQFQFGVLATPKALDATRLDGPRAGAMVQIDPAVKDAEEYVRNTVAGLDPTTRVRTLQDVERDAQFSSVRTGILVGATLTMLLVAVSLLVTTLEQLRDRKRLLSTLVAFGTRRATLGWSVLWQTAVPIALGLALSVIGGLGLGLVLLRMIGKQVEDWFVFLPVAGVGAGLIALVTLLSLPVLWRLMRADGLRTE from the coding sequence ATGAGCGTCCTGAGCGAGGACCGCGAGAAACACGAGGACCCCGAAGCCCACGGCGACCACGACGACCGTACGGCCGATCCCGCAGCCGCCGGCGAGGGGCGCCGCGTCCCGGGCTCCGGCCCCCGGGTCTGGGCCCGCGACCTGGCGCTCGGCACCCGCTTCGCCGTCACCGGCGGGCGCCGCGGCTGGCTCCGCACCGTACTGACCGCGGTCGGCGTCGGCCTCGGCGTGGCCCTGCTGCTGATCGCCGCGTCGCTGCCGAGCATGCTGTTCCAGCGCGAGGTACGGGAGTCCGAGCGGCAGCCCGACGCCAGCTACGAGGTCGCCAAGCCCGGTCCGGACACGTTCCTCTATCTCCGTACCGACACCCTCTACCGCGGCGACACCGTCACCGGACTGCTGCTGCGCCCCGAAGGCCCGAAGGCCGCCGTGCCGCCGGGCTCCGACCGCGTCCCCGCGAACGGCACGATGCTGGTCTCCCCCGCCCTCGGCGAGCTGCTCGCCTCCCCCGAGGGCGCGCTGCTCAAGAAACGCCTGCCGTACAAGGTCGCCGGCACGATCGGCCAGGCGGGACTGATCGGCCCCGCCGAACTGCGCTACGTCGCGGGCGCGGACTTCCTCACCACCGACAACTACGACGGCCGCGGCCGGACGTACGGCTGGTCGGTGCCCGGGGAGCCGATGAACGCGGTCCTGCTCCTGCTCGTCGTCATGGCCTGCGTCGTCCTGCTCCTCCCGGTCCTCGTCTTCGTCGCGACCGCCGTCCGCTTCGGCGGCGAGCAGCGCGACCGGCGGCTCGCCGCGCTCCGCCTGGTCGGCGCGGACACCGCCATGACCCGCCGGATCGCGGCCGGCGAGTCGCTCGCGGGCGCGCTGCTCGGGCTCGCGGCCGGCGTCGGCTTCTTCGCGGTGGGCCGGCAGTTCGCGGGCACCTTCGAGATCTGGGACGTCAACGCCTTCCCGTCGGACGTCCTCCCGGTGCCCTGGCTCGCCGTCCTGATCGTCGCCGCCATACCCGTCGCGGCCGTCGTGGTCAGCCTGTTCGCGCTGCGCGGCGTCGCCATCGAACCGCTCGGCGTCGTCCGTACCGCGACGCCCCGGCCGCGCCGGCTGCTGTGGCGGCTGCTGCTCCTCCTGGCCGGCGCCGGCGTGCTCGTAGCGAGCCTCCGCGGCGTCGACGCCGGCGAGGACACCCTGCACACCGCGGGCGTCACCACCGGCGCCACACTCGTCCTCATCGGGCTCACCACGCTGCTGCCCTGGCTGGTGGAAGCCCTGGTGAAACGGCTGCACGGCGGCCCGGTCGCCTGGCAGCTGGCCACCCGCCGGCTCCAGCTCAGCAGCGGCACCGCGGCCCGTACGGTCAGCGGCATCGTCGCGGCGGCGGCCGGGGCGATCGCGCTCCAGATGCTGTTCCAGGCCATCCAGAACGACTTCATGCGGCCCACCAACATGGACACGGCGCGCGCCCAGCTCCAGACCACGGTCAGTGCGACGAACGGCGACGAGGCGCGCCGCGCCATCACCGCCCTCACCGGCACCCGGGGCGTCGGCGGGGTCATCGGCACCATCGAGTCCAGCCTGTGGCGGCCCGGCCGGCCCGACAAGGGCATGGACTTCGGGCCCATCACCTCCGTCTCGGTCGGCGACTGCGCCTCCCTGCGGGAGCTCGCCAAGCTGCCGTCCTGCACCGACGGCGACGTCTTCATCGCCCTCGCCCACGGCAAGGAGGGCCCGGAGGACGACTGGGTCACGAAGACCGCCAAGCCCGGCGCGACCGTCGCGCTGCGCGACCCGATGACGCACAAGGACGGGGCGCTGCCGACCTGGCGCGTCCCGGACTCGGCGCGCACCGTGGACTCCCGGCGCGATCCCATGGGTCAGTTCCAGTTCGGCGTGCTCGCCACCCCGAAGGCGCTCGACGCCACCCGGCTCGACGGTCCCCGGGCCGGAGCCATGGTGCAGATCGACCCGGCGGTGAAGGACGCGGAGGAGTACGTGCGCAACACGGTCGCCGGGCTCGATCCGACGACCCGCGTGCGGACCCTGCAGGACGTCGAGCGTGACGCGCAGTTCAGCAGCGTCCGCACCGGCATCCTGGTCGGCGCCACCCTCACCATGTTGCTGGTCGCCGTCTCGCTCCTGGTCACCACCCTGGAGCAACTGCGCGACCGCAAGCGGCTGTTGTCCACCCTGGTCGCCTTCGGCACCCGGCGGGCCACCCTCGGCTGGTCGGTGCTGTGGCAGACGGCCGTGCCGATCGCGCTCGGCCTCGCCCTGTCCGTGATCGGCGGGCTCGGGCTCGGCCTCGTACTGCTGCGGATGATCGGCAAGCAGGTCGAGGACTGGTTCGTGTTCCTGCCCGTCGCCGGGGTCGGGGCGGGGCTGATCGCGCTGGTCACGCTGCTGAGCCTGCCGGTGCTGTGGCGGCTGATGCGGGCCGACGGGCTGCGGACCGAGTGA
- a CDS encoding lipoprotein releasing system, ATP-binding protein (ABC transporter signature motif;~ABC-type antimicrobial peptide transport system, ATPase component [Defense mechanisms]; COG1136;~ATP binding site [chemical binding];~D-loop;~H-loop/switch region;~Q-loop/lid;~This family is comprised of MJ0796 ATP-binding cassette, macrolide-specific ABC-type efflux carrier (MacAB), and proteins involved in cell division (FtsE), and release of liporoteins from the cytoplasmic membrane (LolCDE). They are clustered together...; cd03255;~Walker A/P-loop;~Walker B;~identified by MetaGeneAnnotator; putative;~lipoprotein releasing system, ATP-binding protein [Streptomyces viridochromogenes DSM40736]), which produces MTDAPLLSARGIDKAYGPTPALAGADFSLRAGEVVAVMGPSGSGKSTLLHCLAGIVRPDGGTIHYDGRELTAMSDAQRSALRRSDFGFVFQFGQLVPELTCVENVALPLRLNGTRRKEAELRAREWLARLEVEDVAGKRPGEISGGQGQRVAVARALVTAPRVIFADEPTGALDSLNGERVMALLTDASRDTGAAVVLVTHEARVAAYSDREIVVRDGSVRDTEWAA; this is translated from the coding sequence ATGACCGACGCGCCCCTGCTCTCCGCCCGCGGGATCGACAAGGCGTACGGCCCGACCCCGGCCCTCGCCGGCGCCGACTTCTCGCTGCGCGCCGGGGAGGTCGTCGCCGTGATGGGCCCCTCCGGCTCCGGCAAGTCCACCCTGCTGCACTGCCTGGCCGGCATCGTCCGCCCCGACGGCGGCACCATCCATTACGACGGTCGCGAGCTGACCGCCATGAGCGACGCGCAGCGCAGCGCCCTGCGCCGCTCCGACTTCGGCTTCGTCTTCCAGTTCGGCCAGCTCGTGCCCGAGCTGACCTGCGTGGAGAACGTCGCCCTGCCGCTGCGCCTGAACGGCACGCGGCGCAAGGAGGCCGAGCTGCGGGCCCGGGAGTGGCTGGCCCGGCTCGAGGTCGAGGACGTGGCCGGCAAGCGCCCCGGCGAGATATCCGGCGGCCAGGGCCAGCGGGTCGCCGTGGCCCGCGCGCTCGTCACCGCCCCGCGCGTGATCTTCGCCGACGAGCCGACCGGCGCGCTCGACTCGCTCAACGGCGAGCGGGTCATGGCGCTGCTCACCGACGCCTCCCGGGACACCGGCGCCGCCGTCGTCCTGGTCACCCACGAGGCCCGGGTCGCCGCGTACTCCGACCGCGAGATCGTGGTCCGCGACGGCTCCGTACGGGACACGGAGTGGGCGGCATGA
- a CDS encoding padR-family transcriptional regulator (PadR-family transcriptional regulator [Streptomyces cattleya NRRL 8057 = DSM46488];~Predicted transcriptional regulators [Transcription];~Transcriptional regulator PadR-like family; pfam03551;~identified by MetaGeneAnnotator; putative) has product MSIGHTLLGLLESGPRHGYDLKRAFDERFGHDRPLHYGQVYSTMSRLLKNGLVEVDGIESGGGPERKRYAITEAGITDVEQWLATPEKPEPYLQSTLYTKVVLALLTGRGAAEILDVQRAEHLRLMRELTRRKKDGDLADQLICDHALFHLEADLRWLELTAARLGRLAEEIRR; this is encoded by the coding sequence ATGTCCATCGGTCACACCCTTCTCGGGCTCCTGGAGTCCGGTCCGCGCCACGGTTACGACCTCAAGCGCGCCTTCGACGAGCGCTTCGGCCACGACCGTCCCCTGCACTACGGACAGGTCTACTCGACCATGTCCCGGCTGCTGAAGAACGGCCTCGTGGAGGTCGACGGCATCGAGTCCGGCGGCGGCCCCGAACGCAAGCGGTACGCCATCACCGAAGCCGGCATCACGGACGTCGAGCAGTGGCTCGCGACGCCCGAGAAGCCCGAGCCGTACCTCCAGTCCACGCTCTACACCAAGGTCGTCCTCGCCCTCCTGACCGGCCGCGGCGCCGCCGAGATCCTGGACGTGCAGCGCGCCGAGCACCTGCGCCTGATGCGCGAGCTCACCCGCCGCAAGAAGGACGGCGACCTGGCCGACCAGCTGATCTGCGACCACGCTCTGTTCCATCTGGAAGCCGATCTGCGCTGGCTGGAACTGACCGCCGCCCGGCTCGGCCGGCTCGCCGAGGAGATCCGCCGATGA
- a CDS encoding multimodular transpeptidase-transglycosylase (Membrane carboxypeptidase (penicillin-binding protein) [Cell envelope biogenesis, outer membrane]; COG0744;~Multimodular transpeptidase-transglycosylase [Streptomyces venezuelae ATCC10712];~Penicillin binding protein transpeptidase domain; cl17760;~Transglycosylase; pfam00912;~identified by MetaGeneAnnotator; putative), whose product MGQSTSTGGKSRIRRLFTWKKLLGTFLVTCLLVLGACYVLYLMVPVPTANADATLQSNVYKYSNGKVLARTGKVNREIVGLDKVPLPVQRTFVAAENKSFYDDNGVDIMGTARAAWNTVSGKGKQGGSTITQQYVKNYYLSQDQTATRKLKEMVIAIKVDQRMGKSEILAGYINTSYYGRNAYGIQAAAQAYYGVDASQLTVAQGAYLAAVLQAPSQYDWAIAGPKGREAVENRWNYVLNNMVGEGWLDATTRDGLKFPVPQKPKPPKGLSGQSGYIVEAANQELMRQGVSEEDLKAGGWTITLNIDEKKQKSLVAAVDKQLESQLDRENSKRAATVQAGATSVDAKTGAVVAMYGGIGATEHWTNNATRRDYQPASTYKPIVLASAIDNNAETQDGRKIGLNTIYDGTSKRPVVGSDIPFNPENEDNQSYGPITVQKATNSSVNSVYAQMIVDVGPAKTKKTGLALGVKDGADFVPTPSQSLGVMNASTLDMAGAYATLAHHGVKVTPSLVKSAEHKDRTARLSDPIGDRVISREAADTTTRAMQGVVQAGSGVRAAGPYQAAGKTGTSENNRSAWFVGYTPELVTAVGLFGEAPDGGKQLTLTDAINPGRANGGKLPAQIWGAYTTAALGGGSNAAFDLETFAGSGGGSGDVSPTPSRTTESPDPTTSPSDEPTTPTPPPTSTATTPPEPPDSTATTPVEPSTDPTVPPATTGPTNPGGPGNVKPGNPGTNNLLPAG is encoded by the coding sequence ATGGGCCAAAGCACGAGCACAGGCGGCAAGAGCCGCATACGCCGCCTGTTCACCTGGAAGAAGCTCCTGGGCACCTTCCTCGTGACCTGCCTGCTTGTCCTGGGCGCGTGCTACGTGCTCTATCTGATGGTCCCGGTCCCCACCGCCAACGCGGACGCGACGCTCCAGAGCAACGTCTACAAGTACTCCAACGGCAAGGTCCTGGCCCGCACGGGCAAGGTCAACCGGGAGATCGTGGGCCTCGACAAGGTCCCGCTCCCCGTCCAGCGGACGTTCGTCGCGGCCGAGAACAAGTCGTTCTACGACGACAACGGCGTCGACATCATGGGCACCGCCCGCGCCGCCTGGAACACCGTCAGCGGCAAGGGCAAGCAGGGTGGATCGACGATCACCCAGCAGTACGTCAAGAACTACTACCTGAGCCAGGACCAGACGGCCACGCGCAAGCTCAAGGAAATGGTCATCGCCATCAAGGTCGACCAGCGCATGGGCAAGAGCGAGATCCTGGCCGGCTACATCAACACCAGCTACTACGGCCGCAACGCCTACGGCATCCAGGCCGCCGCCCAGGCGTACTACGGCGTCGACGCGAGCCAGCTGACCGTCGCCCAGGGCGCGTACCTCGCCGCCGTCCTCCAGGCCCCCAGCCAGTACGACTGGGCCATCGCCGGGCCGAAGGGCCGCGAGGCCGTCGAGAACCGCTGGAACTACGTCCTCAACAACATGGTCGGCGAGGGCTGGCTGGACGCCACGACCCGGGACGGCCTGAAGTTCCCGGTCCCGCAGAAGCCCAAGCCCCCGAAGGGCCTGAGCGGCCAGAGCGGTTACATCGTCGAGGCCGCCAACCAGGAGCTCATGCGCCAGGGCGTCAGCGAGGAGGATCTGAAGGCCGGCGGCTGGACGATCACCCTCAACATCGACGAGAAGAAGCAGAAGTCCCTCGTCGCCGCGGTCGACAAGCAGCTGGAGTCCCAGCTCGACCGCGAGAACAGCAAGCGGGCCGCCACCGTCCAGGCCGGCGCCACCTCCGTCGACGCGAAGACCGGCGCGGTCGTCGCGATGTACGGCGGCATCGGCGCCACCGAGCACTGGACGAACAACGCCACCCGGCGCGACTACCAGCCCGCCTCGACGTACAAGCCGATCGTGCTCGCCTCGGCCATCGACAACAACGCCGAGACCCAGGACGGCCGCAAGATCGGCCTGAACACGATCTACGACGGCACCAGCAAGCGCCCCGTCGTCGGCAGCGACATCCCGTTCAACCCGGAGAACGAGGACAACCAGAGCTACGGCCCGATCACCGTCCAGAAGGCCACCAACAGCTCGGTCAACTCGGTCTACGCCCAGATGATCGTCGACGTCGGCCCGGCCAAGACCAAGAAGACCGGCCTGGCCCTCGGCGTGAAGGACGGCGCCGACTTCGTCCCCACCCCGTCGCAGTCGCTCGGCGTCATGAACGCCTCGACCCTCGACATGGCGGGCGCCTACGCGACCCTCGCCCACCACGGCGTCAAGGTCACCCCGAGCCTGGTGAAGTCCGCCGAGCACAAGGACCGCACGGCCCGCCTGTCCGACCCGATCGGTGACCGGGTCATCAGCCGCGAGGCCGCCGACACCACCACCCGGGCCATGCAGGGCGTCGTCCAGGCCGGCTCCGGCGTCCGCGCCGCCGGCCCGTACCAGGCCGCCGGCAAGACCGGTACCTCCGAGAACAACCGCTCGGCCTGGTTCGTCGGCTACACCCCCGAGCTCGTCACCGCGGTCGGCCTGTTCGGCGAGGCCCCCGACGGCGGCAAGCAGCTCACCCTCACCGACGCGATCAACCCCGGCCGCGCCAACGGTGGCAAGCTCCCCGCCCAGATCTGGGGCGCCTACACCACCGCCGCGCTCGGCGGCGGCTCCAACGCGGCCTTCGACCTGGAGACGTTCGCCGGCTCCGGCGGCGGCTCCGGCGACGTCAGCCCGACGCCCAGCCGGACCACCGAGTCGCCCGACCCGACGACCAGCCCCAGCGACGAGCCGACCACCCCGACCCCGCCGCCCACCTCGACGGCGACCACCCCGCCGGAGCCGCCGGACTCGACGGCGACCACCCCGGTGGAGCCGTCGACCGACCCGACGGTGCCGCCCGCGACGACCGGGCCGACGAACCCGGGCGGCCCGGGCAACGTCAAGCCCGGCAACCCCGGTACCAACAACCTCCTGCCGGCCGGATAG